The following coding sequences are from one Neurospora crassa OR74A linkage group I, whole genome shotgun sequence window:
- a CDS encoding endoplasmic oxidoreductin-1: MKPASRLFYLSLFALWSPEAQCKSDESCAISPKAIVSDACASYSTLEQLNRDIKPALEDLTRTTDFFSHYRLNLFNKECPFWNDENGMCGNIACAVETLDNEEDIPEVWRAKELGKLEGPRAKHPGKSVQKEEPKRPLQGKLGEDVGESCVVEYDDECDDRDYCVPDDEGASSKGDYVSLLRNPERFTGYAGDGAKQVWDAIYRENCFQKSSFPKSASLGDTYSVPKNPAAQDFRAVMQAAGRQHMLEQQREQNPLVPFVTKTGLESEDECLEKRVFYKIVSGMHASISTHLCWDFLNQTTGQWQPNLSCYINRLHKFPERISNLYFNYALLTRAVAKLGPYLSSHEEYTFCTGDPAQDADTRAKVLAVTSKAANTVPGPVFDESIMFKNGEGPSLKEDFRNRFRNISRLMDCVGCDKCRLWGKLQTAGYGTALKVLFEFANNDTSATSSETDEIPFKLKRTELVALFNTYARLSSSLDAIQKFRAMVEESEEGQQPQSHEQIEGSENSGAHHIPDRAKKPRHVIVPTPDAADHAEASDTNTATTAVDEAKAAGVTPAPKVEHQQQVEVDNNDDDDDDDEFHEFQRQPQQPDTDPNFVYKKRTLKDDFENEFRAVFAAFKLVIRSYLNLPALIYEITITELKRFWQFYVGLPVMPRTWEFRRPSLDEL, from the exons ATGAAGCCCGCATCGCGGCTTTTCTACTTGTCGCTCTTTGCGCTCTGGAGTCCCGAAGCGCAGTGTAAGAGCGATGAATCATGCGCT ATATCACCAAAAGCCATTGTCAGTGATGCATGCGCCTCCTATTCCACCCTCGAACAGCTCAACCGCGACATCAAGCCCGCCCTCGAGGACCTAACACGGACGACCGATTTCTTCTCACATTACCGCCTGAACCTCTTCAACAAGGAATGTCCCTTCTGGAACGACGAGAACGGCATGTGCGGGAACATCGCCTGCGCCGTGGAGACCCTCGACAACGAAGAAGACATACCCGAAGTATGGCGTGCCAAAGAGCTTGGCAAGCTCGAAGGACCCCGGGCTAAGCATCCGGGAAAGTCCGTCCAGAAAGAAGAACCAAAGCGTCCGCTCCAGGGCAAGCTAGGCGAGGACGTAGGCGAGTCCTGCGTGGTGGAATACGACGACGAATGCGACGACCGCGACTACTGCGTACCGGACGACGAAGGCGCATCCTCCAAGGGCGATTACGTTTCTCTCCTGCGTAATCCTGAGCGCTTCACTGGGTATGCCGGCGACGGCGCCAAGCAGGTCTGGGACGCCATCTACCGCGAGAACTGCTTCCAGAAATCCTCCTTCCCCAAGTCCGCATCGTTGGGCGACACCTACTCAGTCCCCAAGAATCCCGCAGCCCAGGATTTCCGCGCTGTCATGCAAGCTGCCGGTCGGCAGCATATGCTCGAGCAGCAGCGCGAGCAGAACCCGCTGGTCCCCTTCGTCACCAAGACCGGTCTCGAGAGCGAAGACGAGTGTCTCGAGAAGCGCGTCTTCTACAAGATCGTCAGCGGCATGCACGCGTCCATCTCGACGCACCTCTGCTGGGACTTTTTGAATCAGACCACCGGCCAGTGGCAGCCCAACTTGTCCTGCTACATCAACCGCCTGCACAAGTTCCCCGAACGCATCAGCAATCTGTACTTTAACTACGCCCTGCTCACCCGCGCCGTCGCCAAACTCGGGCCTTACCTCTCCTCCCACGAGGAGTACACCTTTTGCACGGGCGACCCGGCCCAAGACGCCGACACACGCGCCAAGGTCCTCGCTGTCACCTCTAAGGCCGCTAACACCGTGCCTGGACCTGTGTTCGACGAGTCGATCATGTTCAAGAACGGCGAGGGCCCTTCGCTGAAGGAAGACTTCCGCAACCGCTTCCGCAACATCTCAAGACTGATGGACTGCGTCGGCTGCGACAAGTGTCGATTGTGGGGCAAGTTACAGACGGCCGGATACGGAACTGCGCTCAAGGTTCTCTTCGAGTTCGCTAACAACGACACTTCCGCGACATCTTCTGAGACTGACGAGATCCCGTTCAAGCTTAAGCGCACCGAGCTGGTGGCACTGTTCAACACTTATGCGCGGTTGAGCAGCAGTTTGGACGCTATTCAGAAATTTAGGGCGATGGTTgaggagagcgaggagggACAACAACCTCAATCCCACGAACAGATCGAAGGATCCGAAAATTCGGGAGCCCATCACATCCCTGACCGAGCCAAGAAGCCGAGACACGTTATCGTTCCGACGCCCGATGCCGCTGATCACGCTGAAGCGTCCGACACAAATACAGCCACAACCGCTGTAGACGAGGCCAAAGCGGCGGGGGTTACTCCTGCTCCGAAGGTTGAGCATCAGCAACAGGTTGAGGTTGACAacaacgatgatgatgatgatgatgatgaattcCACGAGTTCCAGCGACAACCGCAACAGCCCGATACCGACCCCAACTTTGTCTACAAGAAGAGAACCCTCAAGGATGACTTCGAAAACGAGTTCAGGGCGGTATTCGCGGCATTCAAGCTGGTGATCAGGAGCTATCTCAATTTGCCTGCATTGAT CTACGAAATTACCATCACCGAACTTAAACGCTTCTGGCAGTTTTACGTCGGTTTGCCCGTCATGCCGCGGACTTGGGAGTTCAGGAGACCTAGTCTTGATGAGCTTTGA